One stretch of Hevea brasiliensis isolate MT/VB/25A 57/8 chromosome 12, ASM3005281v1, whole genome shotgun sequence DNA includes these proteins:
- the LOC110663081 gene encoding uncharacterized protein LOC110663081 has product MLRHILRAALRKPQIHPPWNPKSNSTVPSISAFDHNHFCYFSSKSNLAKAKKTDPKSKKKSTNEATADSSATDVVDAAFFDDGAKRVRHLMEDEKDPSLDVGPNGRPLFTSTPSLSQLTRKDTCTYFKFSEEGLNGALPEGLPKGMAKEFEDSMRRAVLVRQSFLDLRDNFRRIVDTHPLSSGGKDPKVRKQIVLDGPVSCGKSITLAMLVHWARDEGWLVFYVPRGREWTHGGFFYKHPETGLWDTPVQAENILKDFLKYNDPILKKLPCHIFDPVPLGEGAGVGWMKGVDSMAVPEGSTLYDLIQIGIKLTHAAVGVVVRLRKELSLVKDIPVLIAIDQYNNWFTFSEYEEPVTIRSCRPIHARELATVNAFRSMMHNDMMVGAFSHSTAVGKLRKDLPDVPVDARVNLARYDLNEAAAVCHYYLRQRLIRREAFSEENWKKVYYLSNGNGAEIRSLVSLMQ; this is encoded by the exons ATGTTAAGGCACATCCTCAGAGCCGCACTGAGGAAGCCCCAGATACATCCTCCATGGAACCCAAAATCCAACTCTACGGTTCCTTCTATTTCGGCATTCGATCATAATCACTTCTGTTACTTCTCTTCCAAATCCAACCTTGCCAAAGCTAAGAAAACTGACCCAAAATCCAAGAAGAAATCCACCAATGAAGCCACTGCCGACTCATCTGCCACCGACGTTGTTGACGCCGCCTTCTTTGATGATGGGGCCAAACGCGTCCGCCACCTCATGGAAGACGAGAAGGACCCTTCTCTCGATGTGGGTCCTAATGGTCGACCTCTGTTCACTTCCACCCCCTCGCTCTCTCAGCTCACTCGCAAGGACACCTGCACCTACTTCAAATTCAG CGAGGAGGGATTGAATGGGGCCTTGCCTGAGGGCTTGCCAAAGGGGATGGCAAAGGAGTTCGAGGATTCAATGCGGAGAGCTGTGTTAGTTAGACAGAGCTTTTTGGATCTTCGCGACAATTTTAGACGCATTGTTGATACTCATCCGCTTTCCTCTGGTGGTAAAG ATCCAAAAGTGAGAAAGCAAATTGTATTGGATGGCCCTGTTAGCTGTGGGAAGAGTATTACACTTGCAATGCTTGTTCACTGGGCTCGTGATGAGGGTTGGCTAGTGTTTTATGTCCCTAGAGGGCGGGAATGGACTCATGGTGGATTTTTCTATAAACACCCAGAAACTGGCCTTTGGGACACACCTGTTCAGGCTGAAAATATTCTTAAG GATTTTCTGAAATACAATGATCCCATTTTGAAGAAATTACCATGCCATATATTTGATCCTGTTCCACTGGGAGAGGGTGCTGGTGTTGGGTGGATGAAGGGAGTTGACTCCATGGCAGTTCCTGAAGGTTCAACTTTATATGACTTAATTCAAATTGGAATCAAGCTCACACATGCAGCTGTTGGAGTGGTAGTTCGTTTGAGGAAAGAGTTATCACTTGTGAAAGATATACCTGTGCTCATTGCAATTGATCAA TATAATAACTGGTTTACATTCAGTGAGTATGAAGAACCCGTAACTATTCGTTCTTGTCGACCAATACATGCTAGGGAACTTGCAACG GTAAATGCTTTTAGGTCCATGATGCATAATGACATGATGGTGGGTGCTTTTTCTCATTCAACAGCAGTTGGAAAGCTGCGTAAAGACCTGCCTGATGTTCCTGTAGATGCACGTGTCAATTTGGCCCGCTATGATTTGAATGAAGCGGCTGCAGTTTGTCATTACTACCTTAG GCAAAGACTAATACGTCGTGAGGCATTTTCAGAGGAAAACTGGAAGAAAGTATATTACTTATCCAATGGAAATGGAGCAGAAATAAGGTCCTTAGTTTCTTTGATGCAGTGA